A DNA window from Leptolyngbya sp. KIOST-1 contains the following coding sequences:
- the fusA gene encoding elongation factor G yields MAKDITRYRNIGIFAHVDAGKTTTTERILALTGRIHKIGEVHDGAATTDFMEQEQERGITIQSAATSCFWKEHQLNIIDTPGHVDFTIEVYRSLKVLDGGIGVFCGSGGVEPQSETNWRYANDSKVSRVIYVNKLDRIGADFFRVVKQVETVLAAKPLVMVLPIGTENDFVGVVDLLTRKAWVWDDSGKPENYEIKDVPADMVDQVEEYREALIELAVEQDEEALEKYLEGEELTIDEIKACIRKGTRELAFFPTYCGSSFKNKGVQLVLDAVVDYLPSPTEVPPQPEIDLEGNPTGSFAYVDPEKPLRALAFKIMDDRFGALTFTRVYSGQLKKGDTILDTATGKTERISRIVEMHANDREEVESAQAGDIVALIGMKNVQTGHTLCDPKEPATLEPMVFPDPVISIAVSPKKKGDNEKMGMAISKMVAEDPSFQVETDEESGEVILKGMGELHLDIKVDILKRTHGVEVEVGKPQVAYRESITKVLQDGYTHKKQSGGSGQYAKIDYVIEPGETGTGFQFESKVTGGNVPREFWPAVQKGFETSIDKGPLAGYPVVDLKVTLTDGGFHAVDSSAIAFEIAAKAAYRQSLPKAGPQLLEPIMKVDVFTPDDYMGDVIGDLNRRRGMIKSQDPGATGVRVKADVPLSEMFGYIGDLRTMTSGRGQFSMEFSHYAPCPSNVAEEVIKEAKERQAAAAK; encoded by the coding sequence ATGGCTAAAGACATCACCCGTTATCGCAATATTGGCATCTTCGCCCACGTAGACGCGGGCAAGACTACCACCACCGAGCGCATCCTGGCCCTCACCGGCCGTATCCACAAGATTGGTGAGGTGCACGACGGTGCCGCCACCACCGACTTTATGGAGCAGGAGCAAGAACGGGGGATCACGATTCAGTCGGCGGCCACCTCCTGCTTCTGGAAAGAGCACCAGCTCAACATCATCGACACCCCCGGCCACGTCGATTTCACCATTGAGGTGTACCGCTCTCTCAAGGTGCTTGACGGCGGCATCGGTGTCTTCTGCGGTTCCGGTGGTGTGGAGCCCCAGTCCGAGACCAACTGGCGCTACGCCAACGACTCCAAGGTGTCTCGCGTCATCTACGTCAACAAGCTCGACCGCATCGGGGCCGACTTCTTCCGCGTGGTGAAGCAGGTGGAAACCGTGCTGGCGGCCAAGCCCCTGGTGATGGTGCTGCCCATCGGCACCGAGAACGACTTCGTCGGCGTCGTGGACCTGCTCACCCGCAAGGCCTGGGTGTGGGACGACTCCGGCAAGCCCGAGAACTACGAGATCAAGGATGTCCCTGCGGACATGGTGGATCAGGTGGAAGAGTACCGCGAAGCCCTGATTGAGCTGGCTGTTGAGCAAGACGAAGAGGCCCTGGAGAAGTACCTGGAGGGCGAAGAACTCACCATCGACGAGATCAAGGCCTGCATCCGCAAGGGCACCCGCGAACTGGCCTTCTTCCCCACCTACTGCGGTTCCTCCTTCAAAAACAAAGGGGTGCAGCTGGTGTTGGATGCGGTGGTGGACTACCTGCCCAGCCCCACCGAAGTGCCGCCCCAGCCGGAGATCGACCTGGAGGGCAACCCCACCGGCAGCTTTGCCTACGTGGATCCCGAGAAGCCCCTGCGGGCCCTGGCGTTCAAGATCATGGACGATCGCTTTGGTGCCCTGACCTTCACCCGCGTCTACTCGGGTCAGCTGAAGAAAGGCGACACTATCCTCGACACCGCCACCGGCAAGACCGAGCGGATCAGCCGGATTGTGGAGATGCACGCCAACGATCGCGAAGAGGTGGAGTCGGCCCAGGCCGGCGACATTGTGGCGCTGATCGGCATGAAAAACGTGCAGACCGGCCACACCCTCTGCGACCCCAAAGAACCCGCAACCCTGGAGCCCATGGTCTTCCCCGACCCGGTGATCTCCATTGCGGTGTCGCCCAAGAAAAAGGGCGACAACGAGAAAATGGGGATGGCGATCAGCAAGATGGTAGCCGAAGACCCCTCCTTCCAGGTTGAAACCGACGAGGAGAGCGGCGAAGTCATCCTCAAGGGCATGGGCGAACTCCACCTCGATATCAAAGTCGACATTCTCAAGCGCACCCACGGCGTGGAAGTGGAAGTGGGCAAGCCCCAAGTGGCCTACCGCGAATCGATCACCAAGGTGCTGCAAGACGGTTACACCCACAAGAAGCAGTCCGGTGGTTCCGGTCAGTACGCCAAGATCGACTACGTGATCGAGCCGGGCGAAACCGGCACTGGCTTCCAGTTTGAGTCGAAGGTGACCGGCGGCAATGTGCCCCGGGAATTCTGGCCCGCTGTGCAGAAGGGCTTTGAGACCAGTATCGACAAGGGGCCGCTGGCGGGCTACCCCGTGGTCGACCTCAAGGTCACCCTCACCGACGGTGGCTTCCACGCGGTGGACTCCTCGGCGATCGCCTTTGAAATCGCCGCCAAGGCCGCCTACCGCCAGTCGCTGCCCAAGGCTGGCCCCCAGCTGCTGGAGCCGATCATGAAGGTGGACGTGTTCACCCCCGACGACTACATGGGCGACGTGATCGGCGACCTCAACCGCCGCCGCGGCATGATCAAGTCCCAGGATCCCGGTGCCACGGGCGTTCGCGTCAAGGCCGACGTGCCCCTGAGCGAAATGTTCGGCTACATCGGCGATCTGCGCACCATGACCTCCGGTCGCGGCCAGTTCTCCATGGAGTTCTCCCACTACGCCCCCTGCCCTAGCAACGTGGCCGAGGAAGTGATCAAGGAAGCCAAGGAGCGCCAGGCTGCCGCTGCCAAGTAG